One Oncorhynchus keta strain PuntledgeMale-10-30-2019 chromosome 11, Oket_V2, whole genome shotgun sequence DNA window includes the following coding sequences:
- the LOC118390742 gene encoding trace amine-associated receptor 13c-like — translation MAFSEVDGYLAVQYCFPLHNSSCIKEERSIAENILLHLFFFSVSSFTVFVNLLVIISISHFKQLHTPTNLLILSLAVSDLLVGIVVIPVEGIKVIESCWYLGETMCSVFHGIVFSVIFASLYNLVIIAVDRYVAVCDPLLYISKITIGKTLTSIFLTWIFSFIYNLVILYCNGQWYRSQAHKNCHGECVLIISFTWGIIDLFVSFVAPCSVIICLYMNIFKVARIQVKVMNITTKIKMSESKATKTLGVVLLVFLVGWITYYVGSLSEDYLAHSDVIIAFLSWVVYINSFLNPLIYALFYPWFKTAVRHILTLHILAPSSSLTNLFPEHC, via the coding sequence ATGGCGTTCAGTGAAGTGGATGGATATCTAGCAGTACAATACTGTTTTCCTCTCCACAACTCGTCTTGCATTAAGGAGGAGCGATCCATAGCAGAAAATATACTCCTGCACCTTTTTTTTTTCTCTGTGTCATCATTCACAGTGTTTGTGAATCTGCTGGTGatcatctccatctctcacttCAAGCAGCTCCACACTCCAACCAACCTGCTcatcctctctctggctgtgtcaGATCTCCTGGTTGGGATTGTTGTGATTCCAGTGGAGGGCATCAAAGTCATTGAGTCATGCTGGTATCTTGGTGAAACAATGTGTTCAGTTTTTCATGGGATTGTTTTCTCTGTCATTTTTGCATCTCTATACAATTTAGTCATCATAGCTGTTGACAGATATGTTGCTGTTTGTGATCCTTTACTCTACATTTCAAAAATAACTATTGGAAAAACATTGACTTCTATATTCCTAACCTGGATATTTTCTTTTATATATAATCTTGTTATTCTATACTGTAATGGTCAATGGTATCGTTCTCAGGCACACAAGAACTGCCATGGAGAATGTGTGTTGATTATCAGTTTTACATGGGGAATTATTGACCTTTTTGTCTCCTTTGTTGCACcttgttctgttattatatgcTTATACATGAACATTTTCAAAGTGGCAAGAATTCAAGTAAAAGTGATGAATATCACAACCAAGATCAAGATGTCAGAGAGTAAGGCAACCAAAACACTGGGGGTTGTGTTATTGGTTTTCCTCGTCGGTTGGATCACATATTACGTTGGTTCACTTTCTGAGGACTACCTGGCACATTCAGATGTCATCATAGCATTTCTCTCCTGGGTTGTGTACATTAATTCATTCCTTAACCCTCTGATCTATGCATTGTTTTACCCATGGTTCAAAACAGCAGTAAGACACATCTTAACCTTACATATCCTGGCACCCTCATCCTCCTTAACAAATCTCTTTCCAGAACATTGTtag